A portion of the Kiritimatiellia bacterium genome contains these proteins:
- a CDS encoding VTT domain-containing protein, with translation MTRETEDRIASDRGPVGRAVAFGVVSVLLLAASVLLPLREWWQVERLVELGRRLGPWGPVAIVVVGLVAPLLMLPRWPIAVVSGLLYGIGPGAALANTASTLGALMHYALARSMLAPWCRSLLERRRSRWLNIPPGRAFAALVLLRAFPLSNFVATNILAGTLRVPASTYLAASFLGMIPSSVMYAAWGRAIRRPSPASVALALGLLGVLLVGSWLMRRRGPPGASGA, from the coding sequence GTGACGAGAGAGACGGAGGACCGCATCGCGTCGGATCGGGGGCCGGTCGGGCGGGCGGTCGCGTTCGGGGTGGTCTCCGTGCTGCTGCTGGCCGCCAGCGTGCTGCTGCCGCTGCGCGAGTGGTGGCAGGTCGAGCGGCTGGTGGAGCTCGGGCGCCGGCTCGGCCCCTGGGGGCCGGTCGCGATCGTGGTGGTCGGGCTCGTCGCCCCGCTGCTGATGCTGCCGCGCTGGCCGATCGCGGTGGTCAGTGGCCTGCTGTACGGCATTGGACCCGGAGCGGCGCTCGCGAACACCGCTTCGACTTTGGGGGCGCTGATGCACTACGCGCTGGCCCGTTCGATGCTCGCTCCATGGTGCCGATCGCTGCTGGAGCGGCGCCGCAGCCGCTGGCTCAACATCCCGCCCGGCCGGGCATTTGCGGCGCTGGTACTGCTGCGCGCCTTTCCGCTCTCGAACTTCGTCGCGACAAACATTCTGGCCGGCACGCTGCGGGTACCGGCGAGCACCTACCTGGCGGCGAGCTTTCTGGGTATGATTCCCTCGTCGGTGATGTATGCAGCCTGGGGGCGCGCAATTCGCCGGCCCTCGCCGGCATCGGTGGCGCTGGCCCTGGGGTTGCTGGGCGTGCTGCTGGTGGGCAGCTGGCTCATGCGGCGGCGCGGCCCGCCAGGAGCGAGCGGAGCATGA
- the tkt gene encoding transketolase, with the protein MNLQLVANTIRGLAMDAVERAKSGHPGMPMGMADVAAVLWLKYLKHDPADPDWPDRDRFVLSAGHGSMLLYSLLHLAGYDLPIEELQRFRQLGSRTPGHPEHGDTPGVETTTGPLGQGSGNAVGMAIAERMLAARFNVAGEPPVVDHRTWVIAGDGCLMEGISHEVFSLAGHLRLGRLIVFYDSNRITIEGSTELACSDDARRRFEAYGWAVQEIDGHDFAQIEAAIERALASEDRPHLILTHTHIAQGAPHLRDSHEAHGAPLGPEEVRAAKLNLGLPTDREFYVPDEVRAMFAARREQMAALHERWRRTFRRWKAAHPELAAQWSAAMKGEIPSDIESALPTFDPAKPVATRAASGKTLQALAPRIPWLVGGSADLAPSNNTYLTGLGDIAAGAFGGRNFHFGVREHGMAAIMNGIALHGGFRIYGATFLVFSDYARPAIRLAAMMRLPVIYVFTHDSIFVGEDGPTHQPIEHMAALRAIPNLVVIRPADAAETAAAWAVALRHREGPVALLLTRQAVPVLDRASLPPASEIARGGYVLWESRPGSKPELVIIATGSEVAPSLEAARQLAQQDGRAVRVVNLASWELFERQPRTYRNRVIPPGCRRRLAVEAGWPLGWERYVGLSGRVLGIRRFGASGPAKAVGEFFGMTTAHILAAAREMF; encoded by the coding sequence ATGAACCTGCAACTGGTGGCGAACACGATCCGCGGGCTGGCGATGGACGCGGTGGAGCGGGCGAAGTCCGGCCATCCGGGGATGCCGATGGGTATGGCGGACGTCGCGGCGGTGTTGTGGCTGAAGTACTTGAAACACGATCCGGCCGATCCGGACTGGCCAGACCGCGACCGCTTCGTGTTGTCGGCGGGGCACGGCTCAATGCTGCTCTACAGCCTATTGCACCTGGCCGGCTACGATCTTCCGATCGAGGAGCTTCAGCGGTTCCGCCAGCTCGGCAGCCGCACGCCCGGGCATCCGGAGCACGGCGACACGCCGGGCGTCGAGACCACGACCGGTCCGCTCGGGCAGGGCAGCGGCAACGCGGTGGGGATGGCGATCGCTGAGCGGATGCTCGCGGCGCGGTTCAACGTCGCGGGCGAACCGCCGGTGGTGGACCACCGCACCTGGGTGATCGCGGGCGACGGCTGCCTGATGGAGGGTATTTCACACGAGGTGTTTTCGCTGGCGGGGCACCTGCGGCTGGGACGGCTGATCGTGTTCTACGACTCGAACCGCATCACGATTGAAGGTTCCACTGAGCTGGCCTGCAGCGACGACGCGCGGCGCCGGTTCGAGGCGTACGGCTGGGCGGTGCAGGAGATTGACGGTCACGACTTCGCGCAGATCGAGGCGGCGATCGAACGGGCGTTGGCCTCGGAAGATCGGCCGCACCTCATCCTCACGCACACGCACATCGCGCAAGGTGCGCCGCACCTGCGCGACTCGCACGAGGCCCACGGCGCGCCGCTGGGACCGGAAGAGGTGCGTGCAGCGAAACTGAACCTGGGGCTACCCACCGACCGCGAGTTCTATGTGCCGGACGAGGTGCGCGCCATGTTTGCGGCGCGGCGCGAACAGATGGCCGCGCTGCACGAACGATGGCGGAGGACCTTCCGCCGTTGGAAGGCCGCGCACCCCGAGCTCGCCGCACAGTGGTCCGCCGCAATGAAGGGCGAGATACCGTCGGACATCGAGTCGGCGCTCCCCACCTTCGACCCCGCCAAGCCGGTGGCAACGCGGGCGGCCTCGGGTAAGACGCTGCAAGCGCTCGCCCCCCGAATCCCATGGCTGGTCGGCGGCTCCGCGGACCTGGCGCCGAGCAACAACACGTACCTGACCGGTTTGGGCGACATCGCGGCCGGCGCCTTCGGAGGTCGCAACTTCCACTTCGGTGTGCGCGAGCACGGCATGGCGGCGATCATGAACGGCATCGCGCTGCACGGGGGGTTCCGCATCTACGGCGCGACGTTCCTGGTGTTCAGCGACTACGCCCGGCCTGCGATCCGGCTCGCCGCGATGATGAGGCTGCCAGTGATCTATGTGTTCACGCACGACAGCATCTTCGTGGGTGAGGACGGCCCCACGCACCAGCCGATCGAGCACATGGCTGCGCTGCGGGCGATTCCGAACCTCGTGGTGATCCGGCCGGCCGACGCCGCGGAAACTGCCGCCGCCTGGGCGGTGGCACTGCGCCATCGCGAGGGGCCGGTCGCGCTGCTGCTGACGCGTCAGGCGGTACCGGTGCTGGACCGCGCCTCGCTGCCGCCCGCCTCGGAAATCGCGCGAGGCGGCTACGTGCTGTGGGAAAGTCGGCCGGGCTCAAAGCCGGAACTGGTGATCATCGCGACAGGATCCGAGGTGGCGCCGTCCTTGGAAGCGGCCCGGCAGCTTGCGCAGCAGGATGGCCGGGCGGTGCGCGTCGTGAACCTCGCCTCCTGGGAGCTGTTCGAGCGGCAGCCGCGCACGTACCGCAACCGCGTCATTCCGCCGGGTTGCCGGCGACGGCTCGCGGTGGAAGCGGGCTGGCCGCTCGGGTGGGAGCGGTACGTCGGGCTGTCCGGCCGCGTGCTGGGCATCCGTCGGTTCGGCGCCTCCGGACCGGCGAAGGCGGTGGGCGAGTTTTTCGGCATGACCACCGCGCACATCCTGGCGGCCGCGCGCGAGATGTTCTAG
- a CDS encoding alpha/beta hydrolase, giving the protein MSEVWLVGGWAIGRGWWRPTVAVLEAAGIASVTIELNDLGVDPAAWSSELAARLRQCPAPPAVVGWSMGAMVALDALTRPGAPAVAALLVLAGTLRFCAAPDWPLGRPISAVRALRRAVLRDATRALAAFYRDVAAGGGPPQPPPPPAGSTADRLAAALDVLATLDLRDREAPSCPLGWLHGELDAVIPASAGIESARRLGAVARVIAGAGHALPWTCGENVRDVLVCKLSDSQM; this is encoded by the coding sequence GTGAGCGAAGTGTGGCTGGTCGGCGGCTGGGCGATCGGCCGTGGCTGGTGGCGACCGACCGTCGCGGTGCTGGAGGCCGCCGGCATCGCGTCCGTCACCATCGAACTGAACGATCTGGGCGTGGATCCCGCCGCCTGGTCGTCTGAGCTGGCCGCTCGTCTTCGGCAGTGCCCTGCGCCGCCAGCGGTGGTGGGCTGGTCCATGGGCGCGATGGTTGCGCTCGATGCGCTCACGCGGCCCGGCGCTCCGGCGGTGGCCGCGCTGCTGGTTTTGGCCGGCACGCTCCGCTTTTGCGCGGCACCGGACTGGCCCCTCGGCCGGCCGATCTCGGCGGTGCGCGCGCTGCGGCGCGCGGTGCTGCGCGACGCCACGCGCGCACTCGCGGCGTTCTACCGTGACGTTGCTGCCGGTGGCGGTCCGCCGCAGCCGCCTCCCCCGCCCGCCGGCTCCACTGCCGACCGGCTCGCTGCGGCGCTCGACGTGCTGGCGACGCTGGACCTGCGCGACCGTGAGGCACCGAGCTGCCCGCTGGGCTGGTTGCATGGCGAGCTCGATGCGGTGATCCCCGCCTCGGCCGGCATCGAAAGCGCGCGCCGGCTGGGCGCTGTCGCCCGCGTGATTGCGGGCGCGGGCCATGCTCTGCCCTGGACATGTGGCGAGAATGTTCGGGATGTGTTAGTGTGTAAACTTAGCGATTCGCAAATGTGA
- the proC gene encoding pyrroline-5-carboxylate reductase, with product MHEPTTIAWIGAGNMAEALIRAALRAGRAPDSMRVSDVRPERLEWCRRHLGVATAPDNAAAARGAELVVLAVKPQQLRAALDSLRGAIDTAATVLSIAAGVPTARIETLLGGRPRVVRAMPNTPALVGAGAAAVCAGRYADELDLARAESALRPAGIVERVPEELMDAVTAISGSGPAYVFLLIELMLNAGVRFGLPTEVARRLVLATVAGAARLLESTGLDAREARRRVTSEKGTTDAAIRELERRDVPAAWAAALDAARRRAAELAAEA from the coding sequence ATGCACGAACCGACCACCATCGCCTGGATCGGCGCCGGCAACATGGCCGAGGCGCTGATCCGCGCGGCGCTCCGCGCGGGGCGGGCGCCGGACTCGATGCGCGTTAGCGACGTTCGGCCGGAACGACTGGAGTGGTGCCGGCGCCATCTCGGCGTGGCCACCGCGCCCGACAACGCCGCCGCCGCGCGCGGCGCGGAACTGGTGGTGCTGGCGGTGAAACCACAGCAGCTGCGCGCTGCGCTCGACTCGTTGCGCGGCGCGATCGACACGGCGGCGACGGTGCTCAGCATCGCGGCCGGCGTGCCGACCGCGCGCATCGAGACGTTGCTGGGCGGGCGGCCGCGCGTGGTGCGGGCGATGCCGAACACACCCGCGCTGGTCGGTGCCGGCGCCGCGGCGGTGTGCGCGGGCCGCTATGCGGACGAGCTGGACCTCGCCCGCGCGGAGTCGGCACTTCGCCCGGCCGGGATCGTCGAGCGGGTGCCCGAGGAGCTGATGGATGCCGTCACCGCGATCAGCGGCAGCGGCCCCGCCTACGTGTTTCTGTTGATCGAACTGATGCTGAACGCTGGGGTGCGTTTCGGGCTGCCGACCGAGGTGGCGCGGCGGTTGGTCCTGGCGACCGTCGCGGGCGCGGCGCGACTGCTGGAGTCAACCGGTCTGGACGCGCGAGAGGCCCGGCGGAGGGTGACGTCGGAGAAAGGCACCACCGACGCCGCGATTCGGGAGCTTGAGCGCCGTGACGTGCCGGCGGCGTGGGCCGCCGCGTTGGACGCGGCCCGTCGGCGGGCCGCGGAGCTGGCGGCGGAGGCCTGA
- a CDS encoding CvpA family protein, which translates to MSADLSVLDWVIAALLVLGAVRGALIGLSRQIFSFVMLGAAVWAAARFQPALAQRIAGSEAPPDALARALAYVLLFAGVCAGALLIRLVARLLFRFSFSPLLERIGGAALGLLTTALGAIAALVLLTMIPHEGLHRVVAEESWAGRQVTGLFPRLYRELAEKYPLPEWAQQLSDEAAPLPPAGTTATAAPTNAPAPVER; encoded by the coding sequence ATGAGCGCGGACCTGAGCGTGCTGGACTGGGTGATCGCCGCGCTGCTGGTGCTGGGCGCGGTGCGAGGAGCGCTGATCGGTCTCTCGCGCCAAATCTTCTCGTTCGTGATGCTGGGCGCCGCGGTGTGGGCCGCCGCGCGCTTCCAGCCCGCGCTCGCACAACGCATCGCCGGCTCGGAGGCCCCACCCGACGCGCTCGCCCGCGCACTCGCATACGTGCTGTTGTTCGCGGGCGTGTGCGCGGGCGCGCTGCTGATCCGCCTCGTCGCGCGGCTCCTCTTCCGGTTCAGCTTCTCGCCATTACTGGAGCGGATCGGTGGTGCGGCGCTCGGGCTGCTCACCACCGCGCTGGGCGCGATTGCCGCGCTGGTGCTCTTGACGATGATCCCGCACGAGGGCTTGCACCGCGTTGTCGCGGAAGAGTCGTGGGCCGGCCGTCAGGTGACTGGCCTCTTCCCTCGGCTGTACCGCGAACTGGCGGAGAAATACCCACTGCCCGAATGGGCTCAACAGCTCAGCGATGAGGCCGCGCCGCTGCCGCCGGCAGGCACCACCGCGACCGCCGCGCCGACCAACGCGCCCGCCCCCGTCGAGCGATGA
- a CDS encoding efflux RND transporter periplasmic adaptor subunit — MTTAIHRPVARGVLALMLCWATGAVAASPDEAEVTVQTASIVATTLCARLTVYGTLEPAPAEDAEPAAIAVLAAAENAWIESVEVCEGEWIGCGRRLVRLDARVAEAAVARARAELAAASAALERQRRLLEHDATSQRDLLEAEERHAIAVQTVAGAEASRSRCDLVSPIAGVAERVWARAGELAIAGQPLVRILSPERLVFAAAAPAAVANRLRAGQIALVEASGIAVTGVVQSVAHEASPGTDMVGVRIRLPRGTSLRAGQFARARVVVEEHVGCLAVPLASVYTDHGGVSEIRLVDGNRARRIQVRRGLQDTGLVEVAAEGLKPGATVVTVGAYALPDGARVRVVSR, encoded by the coding sequence ATGACGACTGCGATTCACCGTCCGGTTGCGCGGGGCGTTCTCGCGCTGATGCTGTGCTGGGCCACTGGCGCCGTTGCAGCGTCGCCGGATGAGGCGGAGGTCACCGTGCAGACGGCGTCCATCGTTGCGACCACGCTGTGCGCGCGGTTGACGGTGTACGGAACGCTCGAGCCGGCCCCTGCCGAGGATGCTGAGCCGGCCGCGATTGCGGTGCTGGCGGCGGCCGAAAACGCGTGGATTGAGTCGGTAGAGGTTTGTGAGGGGGAGTGGATCGGATGTGGACGCCGTCTCGTGCGGCTGGACGCTCGTGTCGCGGAGGCGGCGGTGGCTCGAGCGCGGGCGGAACTGGCGGCGGCGTCGGCCGCACTGGAGCGGCAACGACGGTTGCTGGAGCACGATGCAACGTCACAACGAGATCTCCTTGAAGCGGAAGAACGGCATGCGATTGCGGTGCAGACCGTCGCCGGAGCGGAGGCGAGCCGGTCGCGGTGCGATCTCGTATCGCCGATTGCGGGCGTTGCGGAACGGGTGTGGGCGCGGGCGGGAGAACTCGCGATCGCGGGCCAGCCGCTGGTCCGGATTCTCTCCCCGGAGCGGTTGGTGTTTGCGGCGGCCGCGCCCGCCGCGGTCGCGAACCGGCTGCGGGCGGGCCAGATCGCCCTTGTGGAGGCGAGCGGCATCGCGGTGACCGGGGTTGTTCAGTCTGTCGCGCACGAGGCCTCGCCGGGCACGGACATGGTCGGTGTTCGGATTCGTTTGCCTCGGGGGACGAGTCTGCGAGCCGGCCAGTTTGCCCGGGCGCGCGTGGTGGTCGAAGAACACGTCGGATGCCTCGCGGTTCCGCTCGCCAGCGTCTACACCGATCATGGAGGCGTCAGCGAGATTCGGCTGGTGGACGGCAACCGTGCGCGTCGGATTCAGGTCCGGCGGGGTCTGCAAGACACCGGACTGGTCGAGGTGGCCGCGGAGGGATTGAAGCCGGGTGCGACGGTGGTCACTGTGGGCGCGTATGCGTTGCCCGACGGCGCCCGGGTTCGCGTCGTTTCCCGCTGA
- a CDS encoding tetratricopeptide repeat protein produces the protein MTDEHRPPAKSGPPGAAAPAESAPLDWQSLLRDYGRPLLLGAAIAIVIVVAVGFVRQRRRAAEEEAARLLTSGRVEQIEKLVEKYRRTSSAPIGGLALARLDFHNGRYEEAEKRYAQFLKDYPQHPLAPVAEVNRATCLEAIGRLEEALKIYEAVRSRESTSLQGSLALLGRARTFEQMGRYTEARQAYEEYLALHPEGPFAGVAEAGLKVLEQKRRAAQKLVETGLPPPLATSTNPPAPAAVVPTGAAPADANTPRR, from the coding sequence ATGACGGATGAGCATCGTCCGCCGGCGAAGTCCGGTCCGCCCGGCGCGGCCGCTCCCGCAGAGAGCGCCCCGCTGGACTGGCAAAGCCTGCTGCGCGACTACGGCCGCCCGCTGCTGCTGGGCGCCGCGATCGCGATCGTGATCGTGGTTGCGGTGGGGTTCGTCCGCCAACGCCGGCGCGCCGCGGAGGAGGAAGCGGCTCGGCTGCTCACCAGCGGACGGGTCGAGCAGATTGAGAAGTTGGTGGAAAAATATCGCCGCACCTCCAGTGCGCCGATCGGGGGGCTCGCACTGGCCCGGCTCGACTTCCACAACGGCCGTTACGAGGAAGCAGAGAAGCGCTACGCACAGTTTCTCAAGGACTATCCCCAGCACCCGCTGGCGCCCGTTGCGGAGGTGAACCGCGCCACCTGCCTGGAAGCGATCGGCCGGCTGGAGGAGGCGCTGAAGATCTATGAGGCGGTGCGGTCCCGCGAGAGCACCTCGCTGCAGGGTTCGCTCGCGTTGCTCGGCCGCGCGCGCACCTTTGAGCAGATGGGACGATACACGGAGGCGCGGCAGGCCTACGAGGAATATCTGGCGCTACACCCGGAGGGGCCGTTTGCCGGCGTCGCAGAAGCGGGTCTGAAGGTGCTCGAGCAGAAACGCCGCGCGGCGCAGAAACTCGTCGAAACCGGTCTGCCCCCACCGCTGGCCACGTCGACGAACCCGCCCGCACCCGCCGCCGTTGTGCCGACCGGCGCCGCGCCCGCGGACGCGAACACACCCCGACGGTGA
- a CDS encoding YggS family pyridoxal phosphate-dependent enzyme — MTDLASIADRVARVRERIERACAAAGRRSEEITLVAVAKTHPPEAVAAAAAAGVRVIGENRVQEAAAKLPLCPAHLEWHLVGHLQSNKVRPALRLFSMLHSVDSIPLLRRVDQIAAEEGRRIRVLLEVNVAGERSKFGFPPDAVAEAVREANRLPRIELAGLMTVPPICRDPEDVRPFFRALRELRDRCTQQCGTPLPELSMGMSADFEVAIAEGATMIRVGTDIFGPRASPWRRPADEAVAAD; from the coding sequence ATGACCGACCTCGCTTCGATTGCCGATCGCGTTGCCCGCGTCCGTGAGCGGATCGAGCGGGCCTGCGCCGCCGCGGGCCGCCGGTCGGAGGAAATCACGCTGGTGGCGGTCGCCAAAACGCATCCGCCAGAAGCGGTCGCCGCCGCGGCCGCCGCCGGCGTGCGGGTGATCGGCGAGAACCGCGTGCAGGAGGCCGCGGCGAAGCTCCCGCTGTGCCCGGCACACCTGGAATGGCACCTCGTCGGGCATCTGCAGTCGAACAAGGTCCGCCCCGCGCTGCGGCTGTTTTCGATGTTGCACTCGGTCGATTCGATCCCGTTGCTGCGACGGGTGGATCAGATCGCCGCGGAGGAGGGCCGCCGCATCCGCGTGTTGCTGGAGGTGAACGTTGCCGGTGAGCGCTCGAAGTTCGGGTTCCCGCCCGACGCGGTCGCGGAGGCGGTGCGGGAGGCGAACCGGCTGCCGCGCATCGAGCTGGCGGGCCTCATGACGGTGCCGCCGATCTGCCGGGATCCGGAAGACGTGCGGCCGTTCTTCCGCGCGCTCCGCGAACTGCGCGACCGCTGCACGCAGCAGTGCGGGACGCCGCTGCCGGAACTTTCCATGGGCATGTCCGCCGATTTCGAGGTTGCGATCGCGGAGGGCGCGACGATGATCCGCGTCGGCACCGACATTTTCGGACCGCGGGCGTCGCCGTGGCGCCGCCCCGCCGACGAGGCGGTCGCCGCCGACTGA
- a CDS encoding TolC family protein: MNEVERVPRRWTLEELTALALRRNPEHELACREAETARAAILAAAERPNPTLSLSPGYNASVTEPSPWIVSVALSVPIEAVGRRSPRIEAARRRADAAAKRAEGSAWRIRRAVREAVLLLGEAREIRQLTEEWAAVLARRAELVAKQHRLGEMSATDAAAAIALARQSHLEAVKAAGAESMAGQQLAAVVGVPATTFAGAELAVEALDVRRFPESVADAQHAAVTHRSDLLAALEEYAAARAAVLLASAAQLPSITIGPAYEYDQRENKWSLIASVDLPLLSRGRGALAEAAARCEEAASRVREMQVRIRTEVDAAFVACEDADRQWKAALELEQSSARQLAVAEARRSVGELPLAEVLVARSELLRARLEVARARWRRRAAVGELDDLLQRSEAPGTCVPGTSDGRHQEDSP; the protein is encoded by the coding sequence ATGAACGAGGTAGAACGCGTGCCGCGGCGCTGGACTCTCGAAGAACTGACGGCGCTCGCGCTGCGCCGCAATCCGGAGCATGAGCTCGCCTGCCGCGAAGCGGAGACGGCGCGCGCCGCGATCCTCGCGGCGGCGGAACGACCGAATCCGACTCTTTCGCTGTCGCCCGGCTACAATGCCTCCGTCACCGAGCCGAGTCCCTGGATCGTCTCGGTTGCGCTCAGCGTGCCCATCGAAGCGGTCGGCCGGAGGTCGCCGCGGATTGAGGCGGCTCGCCGGCGGGCGGACGCCGCGGCGAAGCGGGCCGAGGGATCAGCGTGGCGAATCCGACGGGCCGTGCGTGAAGCGGTGCTCCTGCTCGGCGAAGCGCGGGAAATCCGTCAGCTCACCGAGGAATGGGCGGCGGTGCTCGCGCGCCGCGCGGAGCTGGTTGCGAAACAGCACCGGCTCGGGGAGATGTCCGCGACGGACGCAGCCGCTGCCATCGCGCTGGCGCGGCAGTCTCATCTGGAGGCGGTCAAGGCCGCGGGTGCGGAGTCGATGGCCGGCCAGCAGTTGGCGGCGGTTGTGGGTGTGCCGGCGACCACGTTTGCGGGCGCGGAGCTGGCGGTGGAGGCTCTCGATGTGCGTCGGTTTCCCGAAAGCGTGGCGGACGCTCAGCACGCTGCGGTGACGCATCGAAGCGATCTGCTGGCGGCGCTGGAGGAGTACGCGGCGGCGCGGGCGGCCGTGCTGCTGGCGTCGGCCGCGCAACTTCCAAGCATCACGATCGGTCCGGCCTACGAGTATGACCAGCGGGAGAACAAATGGTCCCTGATCGCCAGCGTCGATCTCCCCCTCCTGAGCCGGGGGCGTGGCGCGCTCGCGGAGGCCGCGGCGCGCTGCGAAGAGGCCGCCAGCAGAGTGCGCGAAATGCAAGTTCGAATTCGCACCGAGGTGGACGCGGCGTTTGTGGCCTGTGAGGACGCCGATCGGCAGTGGAAGGCGGCGCTGGAATTGGAGCAGAGTTCGGCCCGTCAGCTGGCTGTTGCTGAGGCGAGGCGATCGGTCGGAGAACTCCCGCTCGCCGAGGTGCTCGTGGCCCGGTCCGAACTGCTCCGCGCGCGACTCGAGGTGGCCCGTGCCCGGTGGCGGCGACGGGCGGCGGTCGGCGAACTGGACGATCTGCTCCAACGTTCCGAGGCGCCGGGCACGTGCGTGCCGGGCACGTCGGACGGTCGCCACCAGGAGGATTCCCCTTGA
- a CDS encoding methyltransferase domain-containing protein, which yields MSDALRHLRSTHARFNRGAARYDLQADVQRETAARLVEHLADIEEPLRILDAGCGSGILTRLLLERFPRSRVDAFDISEAMLDTARAHISAPCVRWLQSEFALFRPALPYPLVVSNASLHWAPSLCDAMENLANCLAPGGLLAVSLMVEGTLRELRESLARVVPAKSEVGPMPTLAELRLIADQLGLRRVGEGEYAIRRVYPSASELLRGLHDQGLTGGVRYRPVAPLVRGELAALVTDYDRAHAVPEGGVIATYAVAWLLARRLH from the coding sequence GTGAGCGACGCGCTTCGACACCTTCGTAGCACCCATGCGCGGTTCAACCGTGGCGCCGCGCGCTACGATTTGCAGGCCGATGTGCAGCGGGAAACCGCCGCACGGCTGGTGGAACACCTCGCGGACATCGAGGAGCCGTTGCGGATCCTCGATGCGGGCTGCGGGAGCGGCATCCTCACCCGCCTGTTGCTGGAGCGGTTCCCGCGGTCCCGCGTGGACGCGTTCGACATCTCGGAGGCGATGCTCGATACCGCCCGCGCGCACATTTCCGCTCCCTGCGTGCGCTGGTTGCAGAGCGAGTTTGCGCTGTTTCGGCCCGCGCTACCGTATCCGCTGGTGGTGAGCAACGCCTCGCTCCACTGGGCGCCGTCGCTCTGCGATGCGATGGAGAATCTGGCGAACTGCCTGGCGCCAGGCGGTCTGCTGGCCGTGTCGCTGATGGTCGAAGGAACGCTGCGGGAGCTGAGGGAGTCGCTCGCGCGGGTCGTGCCGGCGAAAAGCGAGGTGGGTCCGATGCCGACGCTGGCGGAGCTGCGCCTGATTGCGGACCAGCTGGGGCTGCGGCGGGTGGGGGAGGGCGAGTACGCGATCCGTCGGGTCTATCCCTCCGCAAGCGAGCTGCTGCGCGGGCTGCACGATCAGGGTCTCACCGGCGGTGTCCGCTATCGGCCGGTTGCGCCGCTGGTGCGTGGCGAACTGGCCGCATTGGTGACCGACTACGACCGCGCGCACGCGGTGCCGGAGGGCGGCGTGATTGCCACCTACGCCGTGGCGTGGCTCCTCGCCCGCCGGCTGCACTGA
- the bioF gene encoding 8-amino-7-oxononanoate synthase, translated as MSGPLDWIGAELGRLTERGRRRRLPDGTEVEGLNLSSNDYLGLARHPAVIEAAVAAARTWGVGATASPHLCGRRPVHVELEQRLARLKRTEAALVFSSGYAANVGVISALVGRGDVVFADRLVHASLLDGARLSGAVLRRFQHNDPAHLEQLLRAAPPSGRRMIVTESVFSMDGDRAPLPELARLAEEHGALLYVDEAHALGVYGPGGAGALVECGLSGPGVVAMGTLSKALGSQGGFVAGSAQLREWLVQAARSLMYSTGLSPVAAAAALAAVEVLEREPERPAELRRRAARFRERLHGAGLPVAAGDCPIVPVILGEDRWAMEAAGRLRASGVHAVAIRPPTVPEGAARIRFSVTLNLTPAETDAAAEIIGRVLGVPPS; from the coding sequence ATGAGCGGCCCGCTCGACTGGATCGGCGCGGAGCTCGGCCGGCTGACCGAGCGTGGTCGGCGGCGGCGGCTTCCGGACGGGACCGAGGTGGAAGGGTTGAACCTCTCGTCGAACGACTACCTCGGGCTTGCACGTCATCCGGCGGTGATCGAGGCGGCGGTGGCGGCGGCGCGCACATGGGGGGTGGGCGCCACCGCCTCGCCGCACCTGTGTGGCCGCCGCCCGGTGCACGTGGAGCTGGAGCAGCGGCTGGCGAGGCTGAAGCGCACGGAGGCCGCGCTCGTCTTTTCCTCCGGCTACGCGGCCAATGTCGGGGTGATTTCGGCGCTGGTGGGCCGTGGCGACGTCGTGTTCGCGGACCGGCTGGTGCACGCGAGCCTGCTCGACGGCGCGCGGCTCTCCGGCGCGGTGCTGCGACGGTTCCAGCACAACGACCCCGCCCATCTCGAGCAGCTGCTGCGGGCGGCCCCCCCGAGCGGTCGGCGGATGATCGTCACCGAGTCGGTGTTCTCGATGGACGGGGATCGCGCGCCGCTCCCCGAACTGGCGCGTCTGGCAGAGGAGCATGGCGCGCTGCTGTATGTGGACGAGGCGCACGCGCTGGGCGTGTATGGCCCCGGCGGCGCCGGCGCACTAGTGGAGTGCGGGCTTTCGGGACCGGGAGTGGTGGCGATGGGCACGCTGAGCAAGGCGCTCGGTTCCCAGGGGGGATTTGTCGCCGGCAGCGCGCAGCTGCGCGAGTGGCTCGTGCAGGCGGCCCGCTCGCTGATGTACTCGACCGGCCTCTCGCCGGTGGCGGCCGCGGCGGCTCTGGCGGCAGTCGAGGTGCTCGAGCGCGAGCCGGAGCGGCCCGCGGAGCTGCGCCGGCGCGCCGCCCGGTTCCGCGAGCGGCTGCACGGGGCCGGTCTGCCGGTGGCCGCAGGCGATTGCCCGATCGTGCCGGTGATTCTGGGCGAGGACCGGTGGGCGATGGAGGCGGCCGGGCGTTTGCGCGCGAGCGGCGTGCACGCGGTGGCGATCCGCCCGCCCACTGTCCCGGAGGGTGCGGCACGGATCCGGTTCTCTGTCACATTGAATCTCACGCCGGCGGAAACGGACGCCGCCGCCGAGATTATCGGCCGGGTGCTGGGGGTACCGCCCTCGTGA